From a single Sediminibacterium sp. KACHI17 genomic region:
- a CDS encoding M3 family oligoendopeptidase, whose translation MTLSADIKKLERRFVPKDFVVTTWESLEPFFKDLAERSIDSRTALEQWMHDMSEVEAVVSEDACWRQIKMTCDTTDPKLEEAFTYFCMEIQPKLQPYADQLNRKLIDSPFTKELDQQKYFTYLRGVKKSIDLFREANIPLQAELSVMQQQYGAIAGKMTVEVNGEEYTLQQAAKFLESHDRALREQVYRKIQERRLQDKDVMHDLYTQLITKRHQVAQNAGYANYRDYKFVELGRFDYTKEDCFQFHEAVKLHVLPLIEKIYQKKKEKLGLDVLRPWDTEAEPEGVQPLKPFTNGQDLYEKSVACFEQLNPFFANCLRKMNELGHFDLESRKGKAPGGYNCPLTESGAPFIFMNAAGQMSDVTTMVHEGGHAIHSFLAHELELSAFKEYPMEIAEVASMAMELFSMNHWQAFFDNEEDLKRAKEHQLERTITIFPWIAIIDKFQHWVYEHPTHTVAERTTKWMEILQEFSTNSIDYTGLDMYREIGWQRQLHLFEVPFYYIEYGIAQLGAIGLWMQYQENPKQALDHYIKALSLGGTRTLPELYAAAGLKFDLSPAHIKTLMEFTAQEMEKLN comes from the coding sequence ATGACTTTAAGTGCGGATATCAAAAAACTGGAGCGTCGTTTTGTGCCTAAAGACTTTGTGGTGACCACCTGGGAGTCGCTGGAACCCTTTTTTAAAGACCTGGCGGAACGTTCGATTGATAGCAGAACGGCATTGGAACAGTGGATGCATGACATGAGTGAGGTAGAAGCTGTTGTTAGTGAAGATGCATGCTGGCGTCAGATCAAAATGACTTGTGATACGACCGATCCCAAATTGGAGGAAGCATTCACTTATTTCTGCATGGAAATTCAACCCAAGTTGCAGCCTTATGCAGATCAGCTGAACAGAAAACTGATCGATTCGCCTTTCACCAAAGAATTGGACCAACAGAAATATTTTACCTATTTACGAGGGGTTAAAAAAAGTATCGACCTTTTCAGAGAAGCGAATATTCCGTTACAGGCTGAGTTAAGTGTCATGCAGCAACAATATGGAGCGATTGCAGGTAAAATGACTGTGGAAGTGAATGGTGAAGAATACACTTTGCAGCAAGCAGCAAAATTCCTGGAGAGCCATGATCGAGCATTAAGAGAGCAGGTATATCGTAAGATTCAAGAACGCAGGCTGCAGGATAAAGATGTAATGCATGACCTGTATACACAATTGATCACTAAAAGACATCAGGTTGCACAAAATGCAGGCTATGCCAATTACCGTGATTACAAATTTGTAGAACTCGGTCGTTTTGATTATACCAAAGAAGATTGCTTTCAATTTCATGAAGCAGTGAAATTGCATGTACTGCCATTGATTGAAAAAATTTATCAGAAGAAAAAAGAAAAACTGGGATTGGATGTACTTCGTCCATGGGATACAGAAGCAGAGCCGGAAGGAGTACAGCCTCTAAAACCTTTCACGAATGGACAAGACCTGTATGAAAAGTCAGTGGCTTGTTTTGAACAGTTGAATCCTTTTTTTGCCAACTGTTTACGCAAGATGAATGAACTCGGACACTTTGATCTGGAAAGTCGAAAAGGTAAAGCGCCGGGTGGATACAATTGTCCACTAACCGAAAGTGGAGCTCCTTTCATTTTCATGAATGCAGCCGGACAAATGAGTGATGTTACGACCATGGTACATGAAGGTGGACATGCCATTCATTCTTTTTTAGCGCATGAATTGGAACTAAGTGCTTTCAAAGAATATCCAATGGAGATCGCTGAAGTAGCGAGTATGGCCATGGAATTATTCAGTATGAATCACTGGCAAGCATTCTTTGATAATGAAGAAGACCTGAAGAGAGCAAAAGAACACCAGCTTGAAAGAACCATCACTATTTTTCCGTGGATCGCTATTATAGATAAATTCCAGCATTGGGTATATGAACATCCTACACATACCGTTGCTGAAAGAACGACAAAATGGATGGAGATCTTACAAGAGTTTTCAACAAATAGTATTGATTATACAGGATTGGATATGTATCGTGAGATCGGTTGGCAGCGTCAGTTGCATTTATTTGAAGTGCCATTTTATTATATCGAATATGGTATTGCGCAATTGGGTGCAATCGGTTTATGGATGCAGTATCAGGAAAATCCGAAACAAGCTTTAGATCATTATATCAAAGCCCTTTCATTAGGAGGTACTCGTACACTACCTGAACTCTATGCAGCAGCAGGATTGAAATTCGATCTTTCACCGGCACACATCAAGACCTTGATGGAATTTACAGCGCAAGAGATGGAGAAGTTGAATTAA
- a CDS encoding DUF6814 family protein, producing MKQLKRIMGFIWMILGPLAVIFLIRTASSEIATKPSADTWIQWGVFVLVFLPIAFGLSLFGYYAVKGEYDKEN from the coding sequence ATGAAACAACTTAAGCGCATCATGGGTTTTATATGGATGATATTAGGTCCATTAGCTGTTATCTTTTTGATTCGAACCGCATCTTCCGAGATCGCAACAAAACCATCTGCAGATACCTGGATACAATGGGGCGTATTTGTTTTGGTATTCTTGCCCATTGCATTCGGACTCAGTTTATTTGGATATTACGCAGTAAAGGGAGAGTACGATAAAGAAAATTGA
- a CDS encoding MFS transporter yields the protein MKKEKGIWKVITASSLGTLIEWYDFYIFGSLATVIAGQFFPKTNPTAALLSTLATFAAGFIVRPFGALVFGRLGDIVGRKYTFLLTLVLMGGSTFAIGLVPSYESIGFAAPVIVLLLRLLQGLALGGEYGGAATYVAEHAPAGRRGYFTSWIQTTATLGLFVSLGVILITRHALDDDPQASIAKFNDWGWRIPFLLSIVLVIVSIYIRLKMQESPLFSQLKAEGKTATNPLKESFGHKANLKMVLLALFGATMGQGVVWYTGQFYAQSFLENVCKVDFDQSRTILIWAILFGTPFFVFFGYWSDKVGRKWIMLLGMLLAVFTYKPLFQQLLFLSDVERKTEIIEERREQTTLQPIAGATDSLRMIEIHQFYTDGTQLHVVTKDTLYADINKFTVKPAIQQSKQMGNSVYWKMILIVFLMIIYVTMVYGPIAAFLVELFPTRIRYTSMSLPYHIGNGVFGGLTPFVATLLTTIYTGDPLVGLMYPIIIAGICVVIGAIYLSNRKTLH from the coding sequence ATGAAAAAAGAAAAAGGTATTTGGAAAGTTATTACGGCTTCATCTTTAGGTACTTTGATCGAGTGGTATGACTTTTATATTTTCGGAAGCCTGGCTACAGTTATTGCCGGACAGTTTTTTCCTAAAACAAATCCGACTGCCGCGCTGCTCTCTACGCTGGCCACTTTTGCTGCAGGCTTTATTGTTCGTCCATTCGGAGCACTGGTGTTTGGTCGTCTTGGTGATATCGTTGGACGTAAGTATACTTTTTTACTTACACTGGTGTTGATGGGTGGTTCCACATTCGCCATCGGACTAGTGCCTTCTTATGAAAGTATTGGCTTTGCTGCACCCGTGATTGTTCTCTTATTACGGTTATTGCAAGGACTGGCTTTAGGTGGTGAATATGGCGGTGCTGCTACTTATGTGGCTGAACATGCACCTGCCGGACGAAGAGGTTATTTCACATCCTGGATACAAACCACCGCAACACTCGGGCTTTTTGTTTCATTAGGTGTTATTCTCATTACCAGACACGCATTGGATGATGATCCGCAGGCTTCTATTGCCAAATTCAATGACTGGGGCTGGCGCATTCCTTTTTTATTATCGATTGTGTTGGTGATCGTATCCATTTATATCCGTTTGAAGATGCAAGAGTCTCCTTTGTTTTCACAACTGAAAGCAGAAGGTAAAACAGCGACGAATCCGTTGAAAGAAAGTTTTGGACATAAGGCCAATCTGAAAATGGTACTGCTGGCTTTATTTGGAGCAACTATGGGACAAGGTGTGGTATGGTACACAGGTCAGTTTTATGCACAGTCGTTTTTGGAGAATGTTTGTAAGGTTGATTTTGACCAATCACGTACCATCTTGATATGGGCCATACTTTTTGGCACTCCTTTTTTTGTATTCTTTGGCTATTGGAGTGATAAAGTGGGAAGAAAATGGATCATGCTACTCGGCATGTTATTAGCAGTCTTCACCTATAAACCTTTGTTTCAACAATTATTATTCCTCAGTGATGTCGAAAGAAAAACAGAAATAATTGAAGAGCGGAGGGAACAAACAACATTACAACCTATCGCAGGTGCTACAGATTCATTACGCATGATTGAGATACACCAATTCTATACTGACGGAACCCAATTGCATGTGGTTACCAAAGACACTTTATACGCTGATATCAATAAGTTCACCGTTAAGCCTGCCATACAACAAAGCAAACAAATGGGGAATAGTGTGTACTGGAAAATGATATTGATTGTTTTTCTGATGATCATTTATGTAACCATGGTCTATGGACCGATCGCTGCTTTTCTCGTAGAGTTATTTCCCACCAGAATTCGTTATACCTCTATGTCATTACCGTATCACATTGGAAATGGCGTTTTTGGTGGATTAACACCTTTTGTCGCAACACTTCTAACTACGATCTATACCGGTGATCCATTGGTTGGACTTATGTACCCGATCATCATAGCAGGTATTTGCGTAGTGATTGGAGCTATTTATTTGAGTAACCGAAAAACCCTCCATTAA
- a CDS encoding S41 family peptidase — protein sequence MRLVNLRYFSLCISITAFLLVVSSFIDADRPFQQQKITDKAEAYFSFAKAYGYIRYFYPSDESSLIDWDRFAWYGASKITNSRLPVLLELSELFSSIGSNISFAPTGSIKSSPRLFNDTSTIVFWQHLGDGKESIRYPFKSMRVNRLAKKLPESSNDFGSISKLLLAEKYKGKKVRVRTHLQIDGSFIGAAYLTIAYKPSGADSRSITTQGQKLTVGQWETHELITDIPDNTEKCQVGITTILQTGSVMINNLEIDTEIDKKWVLTDSYDFNKVEKEKLSTEWKPFGPNQDIEVLHIKNQKVIRFTRSSGALQIHPPLFKISIPEQQYLIKNIGTNLQIGFPLVLQLKNEHTFPQVPLSKLALLKNELAAISDTSLTNVSINTRIANVILLWNRLQHFHPDNPFQTAEWDVKLKNAIKRSLTDNSIEDHRETLTQMVRDLNDSHMTMYYSSTLYPDFYLPIQWDLIEGKLMITKVLDQNLDLKVGTIIHKVDNIPAIQYWQKILSNTIGATASRRSYKAIEESLRGNENSEITITIKTNNNTIKTYILKRTLNQFAYNKASSSMQTLQKFKSVSPGVYYVNLEQISWNELEGHIQELAEAKGIIFDVRGYPKWRNIEILKHLTRKTILGVTDGIPRIIYPDREKMSFDYQEPIEYQPSKPFFMGRIVFLTNGKALSYAENVMEIVQYYRLGTIIGDKTAGTTGTINMCYLFGGLMTPWTGMRVLKQDGSLYNGRGVTPDISVRPSIRGIKNNEDELINYALQLINKK from the coding sequence ATGCGTTTAGTAAACCTTCGATACTTCAGTTTATGCATTTCCATTACTGCTTTCCTGTTAGTTGTATCCTCTTTTATTGACGCTGATCGTCCGTTTCAGCAGCAAAAAATAACTGATAAAGCAGAAGCTTATTTTTCATTTGCGAAAGCATATGGCTACATCAGATATTTCTATCCGAGTGATGAATCATCCCTCATTGATTGGGATCGTTTTGCTTGGTATGGCGCTAGTAAAATCACAAATAGCCGGCTGCCTGTATTACTTGAACTATCCGAACTCTTCTCTTCAATAGGATCAAATATTTCTTTTGCACCAACTGGCTCTATAAAATCAAGCCCACGTCTGTTCAACGACACTTCTACAATTGTTTTCTGGCAACATCTCGGAGATGGGAAAGAAAGCATCAGGTATCCGTTTAAAAGTATGAGGGTAAACAGGTTGGCCAAAAAACTTCCTGAAAGCAGCAACGATTTTGGCTCTATTAGCAAACTACTTCTTGCAGAAAAATACAAGGGCAAAAAAGTGAGGGTGAGAACTCATCTTCAGATAGATGGCTCTTTTATTGGTGCCGCATATCTCACTATTGCATATAAACCATCAGGAGCCGACAGCAGATCAATAACAACACAAGGTCAAAAATTAACGGTTGGCCAATGGGAGACTCATGAACTGATAACAGATATCCCGGATAACACAGAAAAATGTCAAGTAGGTATCACCACTATATTACAGACCGGATCAGTTATGATAAATAACCTTGAGATTGATACCGAAATAGACAAAAAATGGGTTTTAACAGATAGCTATGATTTTAATAAAGTAGAAAAAGAAAAACTATCTACAGAATGGAAACCATTTGGTCCCAATCAAGATATTGAGGTCTTACATATAAAGAATCAAAAAGTTATACGATTCACTCGGAGTTCGGGCGCATTACAAATACACCCGCCTTTGTTTAAAATTTCTATTCCTGAACAACAATACCTCATCAAGAATATCGGAACAAATTTACAAATTGGATTTCCCTTGGTGCTACAACTTAAAAATGAACATACTTTTCCGCAAGTTCCTTTATCAAAGTTAGCACTCTTAAAAAATGAACTAGCGGCTATCAGCGACACTTCACTCACCAATGTTTCTATTAATACAAGAATTGCAAACGTTATTTTGTTATGGAACAGGTTACAACATTTTCATCCTGATAATCCATTCCAAACTGCGGAATGGGATGTCAAACTTAAAAACGCTATCAAAAGAAGTTTGACCGATAACAGTATAGAAGATCATCGTGAAACACTTACTCAAATGGTCAGGGATTTGAATGATAGCCACATGACCATGTATTATTCTTCTACCCTCTACCCGGATTTTTATTTACCCATTCAGTGGGACTTGATAGAGGGAAAATTAATGATAACAAAAGTGCTGGATCAGAATCTGGATTTGAAAGTGGGTACAATCATCCATAAAGTTGATAATATACCGGCAATACAATATTGGCAAAAGATTCTATCCAATACAATCGGGGCTACCGCATCTAGAAGAAGTTATAAGGCAATTGAAGAATCATTACGTGGAAATGAAAATTCTGAAATAACAATCACTATAAAAACAAATAATAACACCATTAAGACTTACATCTTAAAAAGAACATTAAATCAGTTTGCATACAATAAAGCATCGTCATCGATGCAGACTTTACAGAAATTCAAATCAGTAAGTCCGGGAGTTTATTATGTAAACCTGGAGCAGATTTCATGGAATGAACTAGAAGGGCATATTCAAGAACTTGCTGAAGCCAAGGGAATAATTTTTGATGTAAGAGGATATCCTAAATGGCGAAATATTGAAATACTGAAACACCTAACCCGTAAAACAATTTTGGGCGTAACTGATGGCATCCCTCGCATCATTTATCCGGATAGAGAGAAGATGAGCTTTGACTATCAAGAGCCGATTGAATATCAGCCCAGCAAGCCTTTTTTTATGGGTAGAATTGTTTTCTTAACCAATGGCAAAGCGTTGAGTTACGCGGAGAATGTCATGGAAATAGTACAATACTATCGCCTAGGCACCATCATAGGAGATAAAACTGCAGGCACCACAGGCACAATCAATATGTGCTATCTTTTTGGAGGATTAATGACCCCATGGACCGGTATGCGTGTATTGAAGCAAGATGGAAGTTTATATAATGGCCGAGGTGTTACTCCGGATATAAGTGTTCGTCCATCTATTCGTGGGATAAAAAACAATGAAGATGAACTAATAAACTATGCACTGCAACTTATCAACAAAAAGTGA
- a CDS encoding ATP-binding cassette domain-containing protein, which yields MSIEVSGITKMYGTQKAVNAISFTAHKGGVVGFLGPNGAGKSTTMKMITGYLSPDAGTIQVCGMDVQKDPVATKRRIGYLPEANPLYYDMYVKEYLAFIAGVHQLDQIPKAVARAIQLTGLGPEAHKKTGQLSKGYKQRVGLAAALIHDPEVLILDEPTSGLDPNQIIEIRNVIKEQGKGKTILFSSHILQEVQAICERVIIIHKGNIVADDQVSNLLGSKGNTLEDVFRSLTATQPTA from the coding sequence ATGTCTATTGAAGTTAGCGGTATTACCAAAATGTATGGCACACAGAAAGCGGTGAATGCTATTTCTTTTACAGCTCATAAAGGAGGAGTGGTTGGATTTCTTGGTCCAAATGGCGCAGGGAAGAGTACAACCATGAAAATGATCACCGGATATCTATCGCCCGATGCAGGTACTATTCAGGTTTGTGGGATGGATGTACAAAAAGATCCCGTAGCCACTAAAAGAAGAATTGGGTATCTGCCGGAAGCAAATCCTCTCTATTATGATATGTATGTAAAAGAATACCTGGCATTTATTGCAGGTGTTCATCAATTGGATCAGATTCCTAAAGCAGTAGCGCGCGCTATTCAATTAACAGGACTAGGTCCTGAAGCGCATAAGAAGACTGGACAATTATCCAAAGGCTATAAACAACGTGTTGGACTTGCAGCAGCATTGATCCATGATCCCGAAGTGTTGATCTTGGATGAACCGACCAGTGGATTGGATCCCAATCAGATCATTGAGATTCGAAATGTGATCAAAGAGCAGGGGAAGGGAAAGACGATTCTGTTTTCGTCGCATATTCTGCAGGAAGTACAAGCGATTTGTGAGCGGGTGATCATCATTCATAAAGGCAATATTGTGGCAGATGATCAGGTAAGTAACCTGCTGGGCAGTAAGGGAAACACACTAGAAGACGTGTTCCGTAGTCTTACAGCGACGCAACCAACCGCCTAA
- the eno gene encoding phosphopyruvate hydratase, whose amino-acid sequence MSYIIEVHARQILDSRGNPTVEVDVLTDDGALGRAAVPSGASTGIHEAVELRDNDKKKYVGKGVLKAVKNVNDIIADAIVGFDVAAQAAIDDAMIALDGTANKSKLGANAMLAVSMAVAKAAAEEAGLPLYRYIGGTNAKTLPIPMMNILNGGAHADNKIDFQEFMIMPVGASSFSEGLRWGVEIFHTLKSVLKKKGYSTNVGDEGGFAPNIQSNEEAIETVLESIQAAGYKTGSQIVIAMDAANSELWDAKKKKYVFHKSNGKIMSSDELVKYWEKWVKQYPIVSIEDGMAEDDWNGWKALTQAIGSKCQLVGDDLFVTNVNRLQTGIDKGIANGLLVKVNQIGTLTETINAVTLAQHNGYNTIMSHRSGETEDTTIADLAVALNCGQIKTGSASRTDRIAKYNQLIRIEEMLGETAVYPKGKVKFGK is encoded by the coding sequence ATGAGCTACATTATTGAAGTACATGCCCGTCAGATACTCGACAGTCGTGGTAACCCCACTGTAGAAGTAGATGTATTAACTGATGACGGAGCCCTGGGCCGTGCCGCTGTTCCAAGTGGTGCAAGTACCGGTATTCACGAGGCGGTAGAACTCCGCGATAACGACAAAAAGAAATACGTAGGTAAAGGCGTTCTTAAAGCCGTAAAGAACGTGAATGATATCATTGCAGATGCCATTGTTGGTTTTGATGTGGCTGCACAAGCTGCTATTGATGATGCAATGATTGCATTGGATGGTACTGCCAATAAAAGCAAATTAGGTGCAAATGCAATGCTGGCCGTAAGTATGGCTGTTGCTAAAGCAGCTGCAGAGGAAGCAGGATTGCCACTGTACCGCTATATCGGTGGTACCAATGCAAAAACATTACCCATCCCGATGATGAATATCCTGAATGGGGGTGCGCATGCGGATAATAAGATCGACTTTCAGGAATTTATGATCATGCCTGTTGGAGCTTCTTCTTTCAGTGAGGGCTTACGTTGGGGCGTTGAGATTTTCCATACGCTGAAAAGTGTATTAAAGAAAAAAGGATATAGCACGAATGTGGGTGATGAAGGTGGTTTTGCTCCTAATATTCAAAGTAATGAAGAAGCGATCGAAACCGTATTGGAATCAATTCAAGCAGCAGGTTATAAAACAGGTTCACAGATTGTAATCGCAATGGATGCGGCGAATAGTGAATTGTGGGATGCCAAAAAGAAAAAATATGTATTCCATAAGAGCAATGGTAAGATCATGAGCAGCGATGAACTCGTGAAATACTGGGAAAAATGGGTAAAACAATATCCTATCGTGTCTATTGAAGATGGTATGGCGGAAGATGACTGGAATGGTTGGAAAGCCCTTACGCAAGCTATCGGCAGTAAATGTCAGCTGGTGGGTGATGATCTGTTTGTTACAAACGTAAATCGTTTACAAACAGGAATCGATAAAGGTATTGCAAATGGACTGCTGGTTAAAGTGAATCAGATCGGTACTTTGACAGAAACCATCAATGCCGTTACGCTGGCTCAACACAATGGATACAATACCATCATGAGTCACCGCAGTGGTGAAACTGAAGATACAACGATCGCAGACCTAGCTGTAGCCTTGAATTGCGGACAAATTAAGACAGGTTCCGCTTCACGTACCGATCGTATCGCTAAATACAACCAACTGATCCGTATTGAAGAGATGTTGGGAGAAACAGCAGTATATCCCAAGGGAAAAGTGAAGTTTGGGAAATAA
- the ricT gene encoding regulatory iron-sulfur-containing complex subunit RicT, translated as MGCGSCGTGKPNGCKSNGGCSTGGCNRLNVHDWLMNLPFSDPESSCKVVEVSFKQGSRKEFFRNTTLQFFEKGDYVTVEGVSGFDVGEVSLTGELVRIQMKKKGVDEFNPEMKKILRRSTERDIESFQISKSREKEMLARSRAMARTLNLEMKLSEVEVQADGKKATFFYTADDRVDFRELIKQYANDFKVKVEMRQIGIRQEAAKVGGIGSCGRELCCSTWLHDFKSVNTTAARYQNLSINQTKLSGQCGRLKCCLNYELDTYLDALQHFPDYADQLDTVMGTAYLIKKDIFKNLMWYVLPNNTKHYPLTIQRVKEIKRLNQQGQKVEELQPVEVTSSKPKEVEPAFVDVVGQISLRSLERNDKRRKDQQRGDRRNGGQQQGTRGQGPRPQGNQQENNRPQGPRPQGNQGRGQGPRPQGNQQGNRPQGPRPQGNQGRGQGPRPQGNQGGDQKPKPEA; from the coding sequence ATGGGATGTGGATCTTGTGGAACGGGTAAACCGAACGGATGTAAAAGCAATGGCGGCTGCAGCACTGGTGGCTGTAATCGTCTGAATGTACACGACTGGCTCATGAACCTACCTTTCAGTGACCCTGAAAGTTCTTGTAAAGTGGTTGAAGTAAGTTTTAAACAGGGCAGTCGCAAAGAATTTTTCCGAAATACAACATTGCAATTTTTCGAAAAAGGTGATTATGTAACTGTTGAAGGCGTCAGCGGATTTGATGTTGGCGAAGTGAGCTTGACGGGGGAATTGGTTCGTATCCAGATGAAGAAAAAAGGGGTAGATGAGTTCAACCCTGAAATGAAAAAGATCCTTCGCAGAAGTACTGAAAGAGATATTGAGAGTTTTCAGATCAGTAAATCCCGGGAAAAAGAAATGTTGGCCCGAAGCAGAGCCATGGCCCGCACACTGAATCTGGAAATGAAATTGAGTGAAGTAGAGGTACAGGCTGATGGTAAAAAAGCGACTTTCTTTTATACAGCAGATGACCGTGTCGATTTCCGTGAACTCATCAAGCAATATGCGAATGATTTTAAGGTAAAAGTTGAAATGCGTCAGATCGGTATTCGACAGGAAGCTGCAAAAGTGGGCGGTATCGGTAGCTGTGGTCGCGAATTATGCTGCAGTACCTGGTTACATGATTTCAAAAGCGTAAATACAACAGCAGCACGTTACCAGAATTTATCGATCAATCAAACCAAGCTCAGCGGACAATGTGGCCGTTTGAAATGTTGTTTGAATTATGAGTTGGATACTTATTTAGATGCACTGCAACATTTCCCGGATTATGCCGATCAGCTGGATACCGTGATGGGTACTGCATACCTGATCAAGAAAGATATCTTTAAGAACCTGATGTGGTATGTATTACCGAACAATACCAAACACTACCCACTGACCATTCAGCGAGTGAAGGAAATTAAACGCTTGAATCAACAAGGACAGAAAGTAGAAGAGTTGCAACCGGTTGAAGTTACCAGCAGTAAGCCCAAAGAAGTGGAACCTGCTTTTGTGGATGTGGTTGGACAAATCAGTTTACGCAGTCTGGAACGCAATGATAAACGCAGAAAAGATCAACAGCGTGGTGATAGAAGAAACGGTGGGCAGCAACAGGGTACAAGAGGGCAAGGCCCTAGACCCCAGGGAAATCAACAAGAAAACAACAGGCCACAAGGTCCAAGACCGCAAGGAAATCAAGGAAGAGGGCAAGGTCCTAGACCTCAGGGAAATCAGCAAGGAAACAGGCCCCAAGGTCCAAGACCACAAGGAAATCAAGGAAGAGGGCAAGGCCCTAGACCTCAGGGAAATCAAGGAGGCGATCAAAAACCAAAGCCAGAAGCTTAG
- a CDS encoding septum formation initiator family protein codes for MKKFTSVITNKYFLAGGFFVVWMLFFDQRDFFQQRERNAELKKLEAKKQYYLDEINKTKQELNDIQSNPAALEKFARERYLMKKDGEDIFIIEDSVISK; via the coding sequence ATGAAAAAATTCACTTCTGTCATCACAAACAAATACTTCCTGGCCGGAGGTTTTTTTGTGGTTTGGATGCTGTTCTTTGATCAGCGTGATTTTTTTCAGCAGCGAGAGCGAAATGCCGAACTGAAAAAACTGGAAGCCAAAAAGCAATACTATCTCGACGAGATCAATAAAACCAAACAGGAGCTGAACGATATACAAAGTAATCCTGCCGCACTTGAAAAATTCGCCCGCGAACGCTATCTCATGAAAAAAGACGGGGAAGATATTTTTATCATTGAAGATTCAGTGATATCAAAATAG
- the aac(6') gene encoding aminoglycoside 6'-N-acetyltransferase: MDIQLLSDTTIDPIIELTLALWPECDYDEEKNQWKQFMYSPDHYCALAKVEHAYIGFIHISIRYDYVEGAESNKTAYLEGIYVKPDYRKNQIASALLSSGEKWAISNGLTEIASDTEINNQISQLFHQQAGFKEVNRLVCYIKKIHS; this comes from the coding sequence ATGGATATTCAATTATTATCAGATACAACCATTGATCCAATCATCGAATTGACATTAGCGCTTTGGCCGGAATGCGATTATGATGAAGAAAAAAATCAATGGAAACAATTTATGTATTCGCCGGATCATTATTGTGCATTAGCGAAAGTTGAACATGCATATATTGGCTTTATTCATATTAGTATCCGATACGATTATGTTGAAGGTGCGGAATCGAACAAGACCGCCTACTTAGAGGGAATATATGTGAAGCCTGATTATAGAAAAAATCAAATTGCGAGTGCATTACTTTCAAGTGGAGAAAAATGGGCAATATCTAATGGGTTAACTGAAATAGCTTCTGACACAGAAATAAATAATCAAATTAGTCAGCTCTTTCATCAACAAGCTGGATTTAAAGAAGTAAACAGACTTGTTTGTTACATAAAAAAGATACACTCCTGA
- the nth gene encoding endonuclease III, producing the protein MTKKERYGQVIDYFSKQIPVAETELIYDNPFQLLVAVILSAQCTDKRVNMTTPAIFARYPSPQAMAQASFDDLFPLIRSISYPNNKTKHLIGMANMLLDQFQGEVPMTVEALVKLPGVGRKTANVITSVIDQQPNMAVDTHVFRVSKRLGLVPEKASTPLAVEKELIKYIPEELVHKAHHWLILHGRYTCLARNPKCESCGLTALCRYYAKAAKKKV; encoded by the coding sequence ATGACAAAAAAAGAACGATACGGTCAAGTCATCGATTACTTCAGCAAACAAATACCCGTTGCTGAAACAGAATTGATCTACGATAATCCTTTTCAATTATTGGTAGCAGTGATATTGTCTGCTCAGTGTACGGATAAGAGAGTCAATATGACCACTCCCGCAATCTTTGCCAGATATCCATCACCACAGGCCATGGCTCAAGCTAGTTTTGATGATCTGTTTCCTTTGATCAGAAGTATCTCTTACCCGAATAATAAAACCAAACACCTGATCGGTATGGCCAATATGTTGCTCGATCAGTTTCAAGGGGAAGTGCCGATGACTGTTGAAGCGTTGGTAAAACTTCCGGGCGTTGGAAGAAAAACAGCAAATGTCATTACTAGCGTGATCGATCAACAACCCAATATGGCTGTTGATACACATGTGTTTCGGGTGAGTAAACGACTAGGCTTGGTTCCGGAAAAAGCAAGTACACCCTTGGCTGTAGAAAAGGAACTGATCAAATATATTCCGGAGGAACTGGTTCACAAAGCACATCACTGGTTGATACTTCATGGAAGATATACTTGTCTTGCACGTAATCCGAAATGTGAATCATGTGGACTAACAGCGCTTTGCAGGTATTATGCAAAAGCAGCAAAAAAGAAAGTTTGA